A single genomic interval of Nonomuraea rubra harbors:
- a CDS encoding helix-turn-helix transcriptional regulator, whose product MTQTDPRVRMWSPVCAAIAKLLAPHAEVVLHDTATDRVLAVWNSLTRRGTGDPSMLGELDRLDPADDGVHGPYEKLLPDGRRLSSVSAVLRDDGGEPSAVLCVNLDRTPLDQAAALLAAFAAPTAPRPEALFEQDWTERVHQVVGAYVREHGRAAERLTRDDRLAVLAELDAAGVFAVRRAVPVVAAALKTSRSTLYALLADLRRSRP is encoded by the coding sequence GTGACGCAGACAGACCCGCGCGTGCGGATGTGGTCGCCGGTGTGCGCGGCGATCGCCAAGCTGCTGGCCCCGCACGCCGAAGTGGTGCTGCACGACACCGCCACCGACCGCGTCCTGGCCGTCTGGAACTCCCTGACCAGGCGCGGCACCGGCGACCCGTCGATGCTCGGCGAGCTGGACCGGCTCGACCCCGCCGACGACGGCGTCCACGGCCCGTACGAGAAACTGCTGCCCGACGGGCGGCGCCTGTCCTCGGTCAGCGCCGTGCTGCGCGACGACGGCGGCGAGCCGTCGGCCGTGCTCTGCGTGAACCTCGACCGCACCCCGCTCGACCAGGCGGCGGCGCTGCTGGCCGCGTTCGCCGCGCCGACCGCGCCGCGCCCCGAGGCCCTGTTCGAGCAGGACTGGACGGAGCGGGTGCACCAGGTCGTCGGCGCCTACGTCCGCGAGCACGGGCGCGCCGCCGAGCGCCTGACCCGCGACGACCGCCTCGCCGTGCTGGCCGAGCTCGACGCGGCCGGGGTGTTCGCGGTCCGCCGCGCCGTCCCCGTCGTCGCGGCCGCGCTGAAGACGTCCCGATCCACCCTGTACGCGCTGCTCGCCGACCTCAGAAGGAGCCGACCATGA
- a CDS encoding GDSL-type esterase/lipase family protein, with amino-acid sequence MIARLGPVLAAAVVLAASGTLPAAASSAQPVPGVMAALGDSISTGFNACGWYVSCTARSWSTGDSGEVSSHYARLAKLSGTLQEHNLNFAAPGATSADLLGQMRKAVAAKADYVTILIGAQDACTRTEQSMTPVGTYRRRLDAALAELRSGVPGARVLIASVPDVRRLWQVGKGNALARTFWGAGRICQSMLAAPTSTRRADEQRRARVRARVIAYNRAAAAACAAYGPDCRTDGGAVFSYPFTLDHVSKWDYFHPNTAGQRVLAERTYARGFTWLDPR; translated from the coding sequence ATGATCGCTCGCCTGGGGCCCGTCCTGGCCGCCGCCGTCGTACTCGCCGCTTCGGGCACTCTCCCCGCCGCCGCCTCCTCCGCCCAGCCCGTCCCCGGAGTCATGGCCGCGCTCGGTGACTCCATCTCCACCGGCTTCAACGCCTGCGGCTGGTACGTCTCCTGCACCGCCCGCTCCTGGTCGACCGGCGACAGCGGCGAGGTGAGCAGCCACTACGCCCGCCTCGCCAAGCTGTCTGGAACGCTCCAGGAACACAACCTCAACTTCGCCGCCCCCGGTGCCACCAGCGCCGACCTGCTCGGCCAGATGAGGAAGGCGGTCGCCGCCAAGGCCGACTACGTGACGATTCTCATAGGCGCCCAGGACGCCTGCACCCGTACCGAGCAGTCGATGACCCCTGTCGGCACCTACCGGCGGCGCCTGGACGCGGCGCTGGCCGAGCTGCGCTCCGGCGTGCCGGGGGCCAGGGTGCTCATCGCCAGCGTCCCCGACGTGCGGCGGTTGTGGCAGGTCGGCAAGGGCAACGCGCTGGCCCGCACGTTCTGGGGGGCCGGCCGCATCTGCCAGTCCATGCTGGCCGCGCCCACCTCTACCCGGCGCGCCGACGAGCAGCGCCGGGCCAGGGTGCGGGCCCGGGTGATCGCCTACAACCGCGCCGCCGCCGCGGCCTGCGCCGCGTACGGCCCTGACTGCCGTACCGACGGGGGAGCGGTGTTCTCCTACCCGTTCACCCTCGACCATGTCAGCAAGTGGGACTACTTCCACCCCAACACCGCCGGGCAGCGGGTCCTGGCCGAGCGGACCTACGCGCGCGGCTTCACCTGGCTCGATCCGCGATAG
- a CDS encoding YigZ family protein yields the protein MPAPYLTLKTVVEHETEARRSRFICALAPARTVEEAAAFIAGRRREHPAATHNCTAYVIGERIQKGDDDGEPGGTAGTPMVQALVGRGFSDVVAVVTRYFGGTLLGAGGLVRAYGSAVTETLDRAEPVRMVPAKLVRVAVAHDQAGRVENDLRASRHAVREVTYAGEVTFAVAVGDDEVPAFADWVATLTAGRARVELGDDLHVPA from the coding sequence GTGCCTGCCCCGTACCTCACCCTGAAGACCGTCGTCGAGCACGAGACGGAGGCGCGGCGCTCGCGCTTCATCTGCGCCCTGGCCCCGGCGCGCACCGTCGAGGAGGCCGCCGCCTTCATCGCCGGGCGCCGCCGCGAGCATCCCGCCGCCACCCACAACTGCACCGCGTACGTGATCGGCGAGCGCATCCAGAAGGGCGACGACGACGGCGAGCCCGGCGGCACGGCGGGCACGCCTATGGTCCAGGCGCTGGTCGGCAGGGGGTTCAGCGACGTGGTGGCGGTGGTGACGCGCTACTTCGGCGGCACCCTGCTGGGCGCGGGCGGGCTGGTGCGCGCCTACGGCTCCGCGGTCACCGAGACGCTCGACCGGGCCGAGCCCGTGCGCATGGTCCCGGCCAAGCTGGTGCGCGTGGCGGTCGCGCACGACCAGGCCGGGCGGGTGGAGAACGACCTGCGGGCCTCCCGCCACGCCGTGCGGGAGGTGACGTACGCGGGCGAGGTCACGTTCGCCGTCGCGGTGGGCGACGACGAGGTGCCCGCGTTCGCCGACTGGGTGGCCACGCTGACGGCCGGCCGGGCCCGCGTGGAGCTCGGCGACGACCTCCACGTGCCGGCCTGA
- a CDS encoding isochorismate synthase, translating to MSVALGTTRPLPVRTTLVGDPGDLLASLPRTAPYAWIRNGEGLVGWGEAARVAVPPGPGRFAWARQWLATVLGDAQVHDDVRTPGSGAVAFGSFTFDEDAHGSVLVVPRAVLARRDGHAWLTTVGDAPLETFTPVREPGRISYGDGSLTAPEWEHVVARAARRIREGELEKVVLARDLVATAERPIDVRLLLSRLAARYPECYTFSVAGLVGATPELLIRRTGQEIESLVLAGTTARGTSAADDLARGAALFASAKDRHEHECAIASVRQTLSPLCSSLTTPDEPELLMLPNVQHLASHVTGRLADGASVLDVVAAMHPTAAVGGTPTKTAIQVIRELEGMDRAGYAGPVGWIDANGDGEWGIALRSGQVQGRRARLFAGGGIMGDSDPAAELAEAQAKFRVMQYALEG from the coding sequence GTGAGTGTCGCGCTCGGAACAACCCGCCCGCTGCCGGTTCGCACCACCCTTGTTGGCGACCCCGGTGACCTGCTGGCTTCCCTCCCCCGTACGGCCCCTTACGCGTGGATCAGGAACGGCGAGGGCCTCGTCGGCTGGGGAGAGGCGGCCCGGGTGGCCGTGCCGCCGGGGCCCGGCAGGTTCGCCTGGGCCCGCCAGTGGCTGGCCACCGTGCTCGGGGACGCGCAGGTGCACGACGACGTTCGCACCCCCGGCTCCGGCGCGGTCGCCTTCGGCAGCTTCACCTTCGACGAGGACGCCCACGGCTCCGTCCTCGTGGTCCCGCGGGCCGTGCTCGCCCGCCGCGACGGCCACGCCTGGCTCACCACGGTCGGCGACGCGCCGCTGGAGACGTTCACCCCGGTGCGCGAGCCGGGCCGGATCAGCTACGGCGACGGCAGCCTGACCGCGCCCGAGTGGGAGCACGTCGTGGCGCGTGCCGCGCGGCGCATCCGCGAGGGCGAGCTGGAGAAGGTGGTGCTGGCCCGCGACCTGGTCGCCACCGCCGAGCGGCCGATCGACGTGCGGCTGCTGCTGTCCAGGCTGGCCGCCCGCTACCCCGAGTGCTACACGTTCTCGGTGGCGGGGCTGGTCGGCGCCACGCCCGAGCTGCTGATCCGGCGCACGGGGCAGGAGATCGAGTCGCTGGTGCTGGCCGGCACGACCGCGCGCGGCACCAGCGCCGCCGACGACCTGGCGCGCGGGGCGGCGCTGTTCGCCTCGGCGAAGGACCGGCACGAGCACGAGTGCGCGATCGCCTCCGTGCGCCAGACGCTGTCGCCGCTGTGCTCCTCGCTGACCACGCCCGACGAGCCCGAGCTGCTCATGCTGCCGAACGTGCAGCACCTGGCCAGCCACGTCACCGGCCGGTTGGCCGACGGGGCGTCGGTGCTGGACGTGGTGGCGGCCATGCACCCGACGGCGGCCGTCGGCGGCACCCCGACGAAGACGGCCATCCAGGTCATCCGCGAGCTGGAGGGCATGGACCGCGCCGGCTACGCCGGCCCGGTGGGCTGGATCGACGCCAACGGCGACGGCGAGTGGGGCATCGCGCTGCGGTCCGGTCAGGTGCAGGGGCGGCGGGCCCGGCTGTTCGCGGGCGGCGGCATCATGGGCGACTCCGACCCGGCGGCCGAGCTGGCCGAGGCGCAGGCGAAGTTCCGCGTCATGCAGTACGCCCTGGAGGGCTGA
- a CDS encoding hydantoinase B/oxoprolinase family protein, whose protein sequence is MIDPVTTEIIRCALLQAAEDMNTTLIRSSYTPVIYEAKDCAVALLDRDHNVLGQSSGLPIFLGNLEVCTRETERLYGREVWQEGDVWVLNDSYIGGTHLNDVTVYGPIFAGGELAGFAASRAHWLDVGSKDPGGSMDSTSIFQEGLRLGPVKVYAGGEPCRDLHEVISRNVRFPHATLGDLRAQVSCAMTGQRRLKEIVGRWGLETVLAARDEIFAQTERMERAAIAAIPDGVYEASGFLDNDGIDLATPLPVNVTVTVSGESVHVDLTDCADQALGPVNCGAAQAVAAVRVGYKLLVSGGVPLNGGSFRPLSVETRPGSMLAAESPAACQYYYSHLGLLIDLVVKALAEAMPDKAAAASYGDSMIVQFTGTDPRTGKLYVSQEATVGGWGAWEGGDGESCLINNVNGSLRDMPIEVLETLFPVRVTRYEIRPDTGGAGRWRGGNGVVREYEFRGDTSLSLWFERSVTPAWGLAGGLAGAPPRVTLNPGTAEEREMLKANALPVRAGDVLRCESGGGGGYGPPGLRAPEATAADLAQGLITR, encoded by the coding sequence GTGATCGACCCCGTCACCACCGAGATCATCCGCTGCGCGCTGCTGCAGGCGGCGGAGGACATGAACACCACCCTCATCCGCAGCTCCTACACCCCCGTCATCTACGAGGCCAAGGACTGCGCGGTCGCGCTGCTCGACCGCGACCACAACGTGCTCGGCCAGTCGTCCGGCCTGCCGATCTTCCTGGGCAACCTGGAGGTGTGCACCCGCGAGACCGAGCGCCTGTACGGGCGGGAGGTCTGGCAGGAGGGCGACGTGTGGGTGCTCAACGACTCCTACATCGGCGGCACCCACCTCAACGACGTCACCGTCTACGGGCCGATCTTCGCCGGCGGGGAGCTGGCCGGGTTCGCCGCGTCGCGGGCGCACTGGCTGGACGTCGGCTCCAAGGACCCCGGCGGCTCCATGGACTCCACCTCGATCTTCCAGGAGGGCCTGCGGCTGGGCCCGGTGAAGGTGTACGCGGGCGGCGAGCCCTGCCGCGACCTGCACGAGGTCATCTCCCGCAACGTACGCTTCCCGCACGCCACGCTCGGCGACCTGCGGGCCCAGGTGAGCTGCGCGATGACCGGCCAGCGGCGGCTGAAGGAGATCGTCGGCCGGTGGGGGCTGGAGACGGTGCTGGCGGCCCGCGACGAGATCTTCGCCCAGACCGAGCGCATGGAGCGGGCGGCCATCGCGGCCATCCCCGACGGGGTGTACGAGGCGTCGGGCTTCCTCGACAACGACGGCATCGACCTGGCCACGCCGCTGCCGGTGAACGTGACGGTCACGGTGTCGGGCGAGAGCGTGCACGTGGACCTGACCGACTGCGCCGACCAGGCGCTCGGCCCGGTCAACTGCGGCGCGGCGCAGGCGGTGGCGGCCGTGCGGGTCGGCTACAAGCTGCTGGTCTCCGGCGGCGTGCCGCTGAACGGGGGCTCGTTCCGGCCGCTGTCGGTGGAGACCAGGCCGGGCTCGATGCTGGCCGCCGAGTCGCCGGCCGCCTGCCAGTACTACTACTCGCACCTGGGGCTGCTCATCGACCTCGTGGTCAAGGCCCTGGCGGAGGCGATGCCGGACAAGGCGGCCGCGGCCTCGTACGGGGACTCGATGATCGTGCAGTTCACCGGGACTGACCCGCGCACCGGCAAGCTGTACGTCTCCCAGGAGGCCACGGTCGGCGGCTGGGGCGCGTGGGAGGGCGGCGACGGCGAGAGCTGCCTGATCAACAACGTCAACGGGTCGCTGCGGGACATGCCGATCGAGGTGCTGGAGACGCTGTTCCCGGTCCGCGTCACCCGCTACGAGATCCGCCCGGACACCGGCGGCGCCGGCCGGTGGCGCGGCGGGAACGGCGTGGTGCGGGAGTACGAGTTCCGCGGCGACACGTCGCTGTCGCTGTGGTTCGAACGGTCGGTCACCCCCGCGTGGGGGCTGGCGGGCGGCCTCGCGGGCGCTCCCCCGCGCGTCACGCTCAACCCGGGGACCGCCGAGGAGCGGGAGATGCTCAAGGCCAACGCGCTGCCCGTGCGGGCGGGGGACGTGCTGCGCTGCGAGTCGGGCGGTGGCGGCGGCTACGGGCCGCCCGGCCTGCGCGCACCGGAGGCGACGGCGGCCGACCTCGCCCAGGGCCTGATCACCCGCTGA
- a CDS encoding class I SAM-dependent methyltransferase: MVTEVWTAGDAYEAYVGRWSRPVAKAFVRWLDLPGGARWLDAGCGTGALTAAILEVAEPAEVLGVDTSEGFLAGARARVTDARAGFRAGDMRALPLPAGRFDAVVSGLALNFVPDPGRAVAEQVRVAARGGVVAAYVWDYAGEMGMIRHFWDAAVALDPAAAELDEGRRFPLCRPDGLRALWAEAGLEGVTVRGLATVTTFAGFDDYWRPFLGGQGPAPGYVTSVTEEQRRALRESLRARLPAAPDGSIPLTARAWAVRGTVRHRTHR, from the coding sequence ATGGTCACGGAAGTCTGGACCGCCGGCGACGCCTACGAGGCGTACGTCGGCCGGTGGAGCCGCCCTGTCGCGAAGGCCTTCGTGCGCTGGCTGGACCTGCCGGGCGGCGCGCGATGGCTGGACGCGGGGTGCGGCACGGGAGCGCTGACCGCGGCGATCCTGGAGGTGGCGGAGCCCGCCGAGGTCCTCGGCGTGGACACCTCAGAAGGGTTCCTGGCCGGCGCCCGGGCCCGCGTCACCGACGCCCGCGCCGGGTTCCGCGCCGGCGACATGCGGGCGCTGCCGCTGCCGGCGGGCCGGTTCGACGCCGTGGTCAGCGGGCTGGCGCTCAACTTCGTGCCCGATCCGGGGCGCGCGGTGGCCGAGCAGGTCAGGGTCGCCGCGCGGGGCGGCGTCGTCGCCGCCTACGTCTGGGACTACGCCGGCGAGATGGGGATGATCCGGCACTTCTGGGACGCCGCCGTCGCGCTCGATCCGGCCGCGGCCGAGCTGGACGAGGGGCGGCGGTTCCCGCTGTGCCGGCCGGACGGCCTGCGCGCGCTGTGGGCGGAGGCCGGCCTGGAGGGCGTGACGGTCCGGGGCCTCGCGACGGTCACCACGTTCGCCGGGTTCGACGACTACTGGCGGCCGTTCCTGGGTGGTCAGGGGCCGGCGCCCGGGTACGTCACCTCCGTCACCGAGGAACAACGGCGCGCCCTGCGCGAGTCGCTGCGCGCCCGCCTGCCCGCCGCCCCGGACGGCTCCATCCCGCTGACGGCCAGGGCCTGGGCGGTCCGCGGCACCGTCCGGCACCGAACACACCGATGA
- a CDS encoding fluoride efflux transporter FluC: MTDRPVDPDVDLHVPAQRAELHWPVLAAIAAGGALGALARYGAQTALPSGPAGFPWATFLVNVSGCLLIGVLMVVITEVRQAHRLVRPFLGVGVLGGYTTFSTYVVEVQRAVAAGAPVTGLVYLAATMLAALAAVAAGMWLTRRVAAVAGAGKR, translated from the coding sequence GTGACTGATCGTCCCGTCGACCCGGACGTCGACCTGCACGTGCCGGCGCAGCGGGCCGAGCTGCACTGGCCGGTGCTGGCCGCGATCGCCGCCGGCGGCGCGCTCGGCGCCCTGGCCAGGTACGGCGCGCAGACCGCGCTGCCGTCCGGGCCCGCCGGGTTCCCGTGGGCGACGTTCCTGGTCAACGTGTCGGGCTGCCTGCTCATCGGGGTGCTCATGGTGGTGATCACCGAGGTGCGGCAGGCCCACCGGCTGGTGCGGCCGTTCCTGGGGGTGGGGGTGCTGGGCGGGTACACGACGTTCTCGACGTACGTGGTGGAGGTGCAGCGGGCGGTCGCCGCGGGCGCGCCGGTGACGGGGCTGGTCTACCTGGCCGCCACGATGCTCGCGGCGCTCGCGGCGGTGGCCGCCGGCATGTGGCTGACCCGGCGCGTCGCCGCCGTGGCGGGGGCGGGCAAGCGGTGA
- a CDS encoding hydantoinase/oxoprolinase family protein produces the protein MSYRVAMDIGGTFTDVVCYDERSGAVTASKAPTTPGDLAEGVFAALGRVVDDPAGISFFVHGTTQGLNALLERKGARVLLLASRDGRDVYQIARGNRDRMFDLRYRKPEPLVPRQDVMEAGGRLDYRGRELEPLDEESVRAAARRARAEGFDAVAVCLLFSYADPAHEVRAGEILRAELGEDVLVVLSHEVAREWREYERTSSAVLEAYTGPVVRRYLAGVERRFAERGLGVPVHVMQSSGGLVNASYAMRHPLQTLLSGPVGGTMGGVAASRLRGRGLGADGARSRNVICVDMGGTSFDVSLVVDGRPDVNSEARIEGYPVLMPIVNLHTIGAGGGSLAYAEAGALRVGPESAGAVPGPACYGRGGARPTVTDANVVLGRVDPAWFAGGLMTLDVEAAGVAVAELAGELRLDPLALAEGICDVANAKMAQAIRTLTVEHGVEPREFALLAFGGAGAMHAAFIARELGISEVVVPRFPGAFSAWGMLEAEVRRDLTHPYFRPQDTLDGPDMSGNLVTLEREALDALAGQGVPEERRRVEHAVDMRYEGQDYTLTVPLRDAAEPAEPEFLAEIAARYAEAHTARYGHATPEAPVEFVTLRSTGFGTFPRTAAPAVAASGQEPPDVRDVIFDGAVHRTPVLRRAGLDGELAGPAIVVEETATTVIPPGCLATVDDNGFLILKVNT, from the coding sequence ATGAGCTATCGCGTCGCCATGGACATCGGCGGCACCTTCACCGACGTCGTCTGCTACGACGAGCGGTCGGGTGCCGTCACGGCCTCGAAGGCGCCCACCACTCCGGGCGATCTGGCCGAGGGCGTGTTCGCCGCGCTCGGCCGGGTCGTGGACGATCCGGCGGGCATCTCGTTCTTCGTGCACGGCACCACCCAGGGGCTCAACGCGCTGCTGGAGCGCAAGGGCGCCCGGGTGCTGCTGCTGGCGAGCCGGGATGGCCGTGACGTCTACCAGATCGCCAGGGGCAACCGGGACCGGATGTTCGACCTGCGTTACCGCAAACCGGAGCCGCTGGTGCCGCGCCAGGACGTCATGGAGGCCGGCGGCCGGCTCGACTACCGGGGCCGGGAGCTGGAGCCGCTGGACGAGGAGTCGGTGCGGGCGGCTGCGCGGCGGGCGCGGGCCGAGGGGTTCGACGCCGTGGCGGTGTGCCTGCTGTTCTCCTACGCCGACCCGGCGCACGAGGTCAGGGCGGGCGAGATCCTGCGGGCCGAGCTGGGCGAGGACGTGCTGGTGGTGCTCTCGCACGAGGTGGCGCGGGAGTGGCGCGAGTACGAGCGCACGTCGTCGGCCGTGCTGGAGGCGTACACCGGGCCGGTGGTGCGCCGGTACCTGGCCGGGGTCGAGCGGCGCTTCGCCGAGCGCGGGCTGGGCGTGCCGGTGCACGTGATGCAGTCGTCGGGCGGGCTGGTCAACGCCTCGTACGCGATGCGCCACCCGCTGCAGACGCTGCTGTCGGGGCCGGTGGGCGGGACGATGGGCGGGGTGGCCGCGTCCCGGCTGCGGGGACGCGGGCTCGGCGCCGACGGGGCACGCTCGCGGAACGTGATCTGCGTGGACATGGGCGGCACCTCGTTCGACGTGTCGCTGGTCGTGGACGGGCGCCCGGACGTCAACAGCGAGGCGCGCATCGAGGGCTACCCGGTGCTGATGCCGATCGTGAACCTGCACACGATCGGCGCCGGCGGCGGCTCCCTCGCCTACGCCGAGGCGGGCGCGCTGCGGGTCGGCCCCGAGTCGGCCGGCGCGGTGCCGGGGCCCGCCTGCTACGGCAGGGGCGGCGCGCGGCCGACCGTCACCGACGCGAACGTGGTGCTCGGGCGGGTGGATCCGGCGTGGTTCGCGGGCGGGCTGATGACGCTGGACGTGGAGGCCGCCGGGGTCGCGGTCGCGGAGCTGGCCGGGGAGCTGCGGCTGGATCCGCTGGCGCTGGCCGAGGGCATCTGCGACGTGGCCAACGCCAAGATGGCGCAGGCGATCCGTACGCTGACCGTGGAGCACGGGGTGGAGCCGCGGGAGTTCGCGCTGCTGGCGTTCGGGGGCGCGGGGGCGATGCACGCGGCGTTCATCGCGCGCGAGCTGGGGATCTCCGAGGTAGTGGTGCCGCGCTTCCCGGGGGCGTTCTCGGCGTGGGGGATGCTGGAGGCGGAGGTGCGCAGGGATCTGACGCATCCGTACTTCCGGCCGCAGGACACGCTCGACGGCCCCGACATGTCCGGGAATCTCGTGACCTTGGAGCGGGAGGCGCTCGACGCGCTCGCCGGGCAGGGCGTCCCGGAGGAGCGGCGGCGGGTGGAGCACGCCGTGGACATGCGCTACGAGGGCCAGGACTACACGCTCACCGTCCCGCTGCGCGACGCCGCCGAGCCGGCCGAGCCGGAGTTCCTGGCGGAGATCGCGGCCCGCTACGCCGAGGCGCACACCGCGCGCTACGGGCACGCCACCCCGGAGGCGCCGGTGGAGTTCGTCACGCTGCGCAGCACCGGGTTCGGCACGTTCCCGCGCACCGCCGCCCCGGCCGTCGCCGCCTCCGGGCAGGAGCCTCCGGACGTACGGGATGTGATCTTCGACGGCGCGGTGCACCGCACCCCCGTGCTGCGCCGCGCCGGCCTGGACGGCGAGCTGGCCGGGCCCGCGATCGTGGTGGAGGAGACCGCGACCACGGTCATCCCGCCCGGCTGCCTGGCCACCGTGGACGACAACGGCTTCCTCATCCTGAAAGTGAACACGTGA
- a CDS encoding ArsR/SmtB family transcription factor, with product MIESDKSVVVLDAKGLRALAHPVRVQLVDLLRKHGPSTATRLAERLGVNSGTASYHLRRLGAAGFVEEDAERGNARERWWRSVHRVTRLTGEELAEREPEAVLAYMQSIAALYNLRTQQAVNEMPTMPKEWRNVLDLSSYALRLTPEEGRRLREELGEVIGRYRRDEPGAQAPEDAERVSLITQVLPEPA from the coding sequence GTGATCGAATCCGACAAGTCCGTCGTCGTCCTCGATGCGAAGGGCCTGCGGGCCCTGGCCCACCCCGTACGCGTGCAGCTCGTGGACCTGCTCCGCAAGCACGGCCCGTCCACCGCCACCCGCCTGGCCGAACGCCTGGGGGTGAACTCGGGAACGGCCAGCTACCACCTGCGCAGGCTCGGCGCGGCCGGGTTCGTCGAGGAGGACGCCGAGCGCGGCAACGCGCGGGAGCGGTGGTGGCGCTCGGTGCACCGCGTCACCCGGCTGACCGGCGAGGAGCTGGCCGAGCGCGAGCCGGAGGCGGTGCTGGCGTACATGCAGTCCATCGCCGCCCTGTACAACCTGCGCACCCAGCAGGCGGTGAACGAGATGCCGACCATGCCGAAGGAGTGGCGCAACGTGCTGGACCTCAGCTCGTACGCGCTGCGCCTGACCCCGGAGGAGGGCCGGCGGCTGCGGGAGGAGCTGGGCGAGGTGATCGGCCGATACCGGCGGGACGAGCCCGGCGCGCAGGCTCCCGAGGACGCGGAGCGGGTCTCGCTCATCACCCAGGTCCTGCCGGAACCGGCATGA
- a CDS encoding HNH endonuclease family protein, translating into MSTKDAVAVLAGAIIVVSFIGSAKTPPATAASPLGNVSGTLPGLAPIISDADKAEARGLIKRLRVKGFGPNTGYTRTRYGENWADSASGVPYARNGCRTRDDLLARDGQNVKFRAGSSCEVVSMELTDPYTGRLIHWHKDNADEVQVDHVVPLNYGWRMGAPRWPMSKRLDFANDPLNLLPVDGDANEQKDASGPASWLPPRRAVRCAYVTRWAQVALKYDVPVTSADKKTMLAQCR; encoded by the coding sequence TTGAGCACCAAGGACGCGGTCGCGGTCCTCGCTGGAGCCATCATCGTCGTTTCCTTCATCGGCAGCGCCAAGACCCCGCCGGCGACGGCGGCCAGCCCTCTGGGCAACGTCAGCGGCACCCTGCCGGGCCTGGCCCCCATCATCTCCGACGCCGACAAGGCCGAGGCGCGGGGGCTCATCAAGCGGCTGCGGGTGAAGGGGTTCGGCCCCAACACCGGCTACACGCGCACCCGGTACGGGGAGAACTGGGCCGACAGCGCGAGCGGGGTGCCGTACGCGCGCAACGGCTGCCGTACCCGTGACGACCTGCTGGCCCGCGACGGGCAGAACGTGAAGTTCAGGGCCGGGTCGAGCTGCGAGGTCGTGTCGATGGAGCTGACCGACCCCTACACCGGGCGGCTGATCCACTGGCACAAGGACAACGCCGACGAGGTGCAGGTCGACCACGTGGTGCCGCTGAACTACGGGTGGCGGATGGGCGCGCCGCGGTGGCCGATGTCCAAGCGGCTGGACTTCGCCAACGACCCGCTCAACCTGCTGCCCGTGGACGGCGACGCCAACGAGCAGAAGGACGCCTCGGGCCCGGCGAGCTGGCTGCCGCCCCGGCGGGCCGTGCGGTGCGCCTACGTCACCCGATGGGCCCAGGTGGCGCTCAAGTACGACGTCCCCGTGACCTCGGCCGACAAGAAGACCATGCTCGCGCAGTGCCGGTAG
- the crcB gene encoding fluoride efflux transporter CrcB: MTVLLIVLGAAVGAPLRYLADRAVQARHDTVFPWGTLAVNVAGSALLGFLAALPAGGAVWALAGTGFCGALTTYSTMGYETVRLVEEGARFHAVANAVASVVAGLGAAYCGAALAQAV; encoded by the coding sequence GTGACGGTGCTGCTCATCGTGCTGGGGGCCGCCGTGGGGGCGCCGCTGCGCTACCTCGCGGACCGGGCCGTGCAGGCGCGCCACGACACCGTGTTCCCGTGGGGGACGCTGGCGGTCAACGTCGCCGGGTCGGCGCTGCTGGGCTTCCTGGCCGCGCTGCCGGCCGGGGGTGCGGTGTGGGCGCTGGCGGGCACGGGGTTCTGCGGGGCGCTGACGACGTACTCGACCATGGGGTACGAGACGGTGCGGCTGGTGGAGGAGGGCGCCCGCTTCCACGCGGTCGCCAACGCGGTGGCCAGCGTGGTGGCCGGGCTGGGAGCGGCGTACTGCGGGGCGGCGCTGGCCCAGGCGGTGTGA